The following are encoded together in the Neospora caninum Liverpool complete genome, chromosome IV genome:
- a CDS encoding phenylalanyl-tRNAsynthetase alpha chain, related gives MDSLASTLPSSSPHSGSDASVEASQKETTDSESSSLDVPLLAPFQLFDNFSPFVTCKQNFDSLLVPLDHVSRLPSDTYYVDNGPPVSAGKKSDRFPPTDQEYNPNRILLRTHCTAHQRDLIDAGIEAAVWTAEVIRRDEIDRLHYPVFHQTDGFRLFSEKQLQQLEYEHQLLLKAVSKFAGDHNDASRDETIDGNKQIGGDDVGTKALEAWIRGSPCLTQANPFLNNPVTVHLQLTLERLLKHLLGSSVRMKWDYETAFPFTAPSVELYVAKDMVSAAAGEGAGGTDERDLSEEWIEVLGAGEIRPEILQDRQLLSPRVAPDTEGRCEVANMGNAPSANSSDHRYRGWAFGLGLERLCMHLFGIEDIRLFWSKDPRFSEQFADGGVRRFVPFSNMPPVYKDISFWVNETTNGTVTESEAVSIAAEKVSQQQQVGFSPSIKGCGQADAGRQNSCAAWEREQRRETFSEMSFYELCRESGGDLVESVKLVDSFVHPKTRRLSRCYRLTYRAIDRTLTHEEVNAIQEEVYRRTGQMFDVELR, from the coding sequence ATGGACTCACTCGCGTCcacgcttccttcttcctctccacatTCTGGCTCCGACGCTTCTGTAGAAGCCtcacagaaagaaacgacCGACAGCGAGAGTAGCTCTTTGGATGTGCCGCTTCTAGCTCCGTTCCAACTGTTTGACaatttctctcccttcgtaACCTGTAAGCAAAACTTTGACTCTCTGCTGGTTCCGCTGGACCATGTAAGCCGCCTGCCGTCAGACACGTACTATGTCGACAATGGTCCACCAGTCTCAGCCGGAAAGAAAAGTGACCGTTTTCCCCCTACGGATCAAGAGTACAATCCTAATCGCATTCTTCTTCGAACGCATTGCACGGCGCATCAGAGAGACCTTATCGACGCAGGTATTGAAGCAGCTGTGTGGACGGCGGAGGTGATCCGCCGCGATGAAATTGATCGGTTGCATTACCCCGTCTTTCACCAGACTGATGGCTTTCGCCTGTTTTCCGAAAaacagctgcagcagctcGAGTATGAACACCAACTCCTTCTGAAGGCAGTTTCCAAATTTGCGGGTGATCATAACGATGCTTCGAGGGACGAAACGATTGATGGCAATAAGCAGATAGGGGGTGACGACGTAGGAACGAAAGCGCTGGAGGCTTGGATTCGCGGATCGCCATGCCTAACCCAGGCAAACCCTTTCTTGAACAACCCGGTGACGGTCCACCTCCAGCTAACGCTTGAAAGGCTTCTTAAACATCTCTTGGGGTCGAGCGTGCGCATGAAATGGGACTATGAGACAGCGTTCCCCTTCACGGCACCCTCTGTAGAGCTCTACGTGGCCAAAGACATGGTTAGTGCGGCGGCAGGCGAGGGCGCTGGAGGAACAGATGAGCGGGACTTATCAGAGGAGTGGATTGAAGTGTTAGGTGCCGGAGAAATTCGCCCTGAAATTCTACAAGACAGACAGCTACTGTCGCCACGTGTGGCCCCAGACACGGAAGGCCGCTGTGAGGTTGCCAACATGGGCAATGCGCCAAGCGCGAACAGCTCCGACCACAGGTACCGGGGATGGGCTTTCGGCCTGGGTTTGGAACgcttgtgcatgcacctgtTCGGGATCGAGGACATCCGCCTTTTCTGGTCAAAGGATCCTCGATTTTCGGAACAGTTTGCCGATGGCGGAGTTCGGCGTTTCGTGCCTTTCAGCAACATGCCTCCTGTCTACAAGGATATTTCCTTTTGGGTGAACGAGACAACGAACGGAACCGTGACAGAGTCCGAAGCCGTTTCCATCGCAGCAGAGAAAGTGTCTCAGCAGCAACAGGTCGGGTTTTCTCCATCTATCAAAGGCTGTGGACAAGCTGACGCAGGACGGCAGAATTCATGTGCCGCATGGGAACGagaacagcggagagagacgttcAGCGAAATGAGCTTCTACGAGTTGTGCCGCGAATCTGGAGGCGATTTGGTTGAGTCGGTTAAACTAGTCGACAGCTTCGTACATCCTAAAACAAGGCGATTAAGCCGCTGCTACAGACTGACCTACAGAGCAATAGACCGTACTCTCACCCACGAAGAAGTGAATGCTATCCAGGAAGAAGTTTACAGGCGTACGGGTCAAATGTTTGACGTGGAGTTGAGATAG
- a CDS encoding putative ATP-dependent protease ATP-binding subunit yields MAASSALIRYNGLSLAAPVTVASRVFCASLRRHFARTMRRPCAFPPSSATLLKHPALARSAPLGGSKWFREPAEADRFVSSSLHFPRSLHSSPGTSSPAGAAPGVPVAPTQEAGQPQQGYPGLPSSAETLPNAGQSSEQDTAPSTTASSLSESVTQFDDFTKDPDEIVAALDKYIVGQDAAKKSLAIALRDRWRRQQVKDEKLRQEIAPNNLLLIGPSGCGKTELAKRLAAFAGAPFVKVAATRFTEVGFVGDDTSSIVHYLAQQAYADEKERMKKVIQGEAANRARQEVARALREQGAMNDSKEVIEAMIKEGRLDDVQVEIDETLLQRHPEGPQDPLSALFSSLGKAMNSQRGNPFTPVGIGVPGSVPPDAFGLPTSPVPFVPPAGGRSSRWNRGGAIPGVSFSLPLGIFGGNSQKGETPQKKKVTVKQAMAAITEHFANEMKTSRAPPCVGSAQTDTEAVQERARDAAENRGIVFIDEFDKLVEERSGSDSSAFRSKRVGVQRELLTLIEGTSVQTQIGVVNTDHVLFIASGSFLAGKPSDIIPELQGRLPIRCDLKPLTEENFVQILTETEYNLLDQQTALLATEGVKLTFEESGIREIARISHHLNTMNANVGARRLKTVLAKVLEQTKFEAHKRQGSEVFVTKEMVRERLQPLMEQADLCKYIL; encoded by the exons ATggccgcttcttccgcgctgATCCGCTACAACGGGCTTTCCCTGGCGGCCCCGGTAACAGTCGCCAGCCGAgtcttctgcgcgtctctgagGCGACATTTCGCCCGCACCATGCGGCGTCCTTGtgcttttcctccctcttctgcgACGTTGTTGAAACACCCCGCCCTCGCTCGAAGCGCTCCTCTCGGGGGGAGTAAATGGTTTCGCGAGCCCGCTGAAGCGGaccgtttcgtctcctcctcacTCCACtttccgcgctctctccactccaGTCCCGGCACCTCTtcgcctgcaggcgctgcCCCTGGCGTTCCGGTCGCACCCACCCAGGAGGCTGGCCAGCCGCAGCAAGGGTATCCAGGCCTGCCGAGCTCCGCAGAGACTCTCCCGAATGCAGGACAAAGTTCGGAACAGGATACTGCTCCGTCCACGACCGCTTCGTCCCTGTCTGAGAGCGTAACACAATTCGACGATTTCACGAAAGATCCCGACGAAATTGTCGCCGCCCTTGACAAGTACA TTGTCGGCCAAgacgcggcgaagaagagcttGGCGATCGCCTTGAGAG ATCGGTGGCGTCGGCAACAAGTGAAAGATGAAAAGCTGCGGCAGGAGATCGCACCGAACAATCTTCTTCTTATTGGGCCGTCGGGATGTGGGAAAACT GAGCTGGCGAAGCGACTCGCGGCCTTCGCCGGCGCTCCTTTCGTCAAAGTAGCAGCCACACGATTTACGGAGGTCGGGTTTGTCGGAG ATGATACATCGTCTATTGTTCACTACCTCGCGCAG CAAGCGTacgcagacgagaaggagcgaaTGAAGAAGGTCATTcaaggcgaggcagccaaTCGTGCTCGGCAGGAGGTG GCACGAGCCCTTCGGGAGCAGGGAGCGATGAACGACTCGAAGGAAGTCATTGAGGCCATGATCAAG GAAGGGCGACTGGACGACGTGCAGGTGGAGATTGACGAGACCCTGTT GCAACGCCATCCGGAGGGGCCGCAGGATCCGCTgtctgcgctcttctcctccctcggaAAAGCCATGAATTCTCAGCGGGGAAATCCCTTCACGCCCGTAGGCATCGGCGTGCCGGGCTCTGTTCCTCCCGACGCCTTCGGGTTGCCCACTTCTCCAGTTCCTTTTGTGCCCCCAGCTGGAGGCCGATCCAGCAGATGGAACCGAGGCGGCGCGATCCCCggcgtctcgttttcccttcctctcgggATCTTTGGAGGCAACAGTCAAAAGGGGGAGACtccacagaagaagaaggtgac gGTGAAGCAAGCCATGGCCGCCATCACAGAGCACTTCGCGAATGAAATG AAGACCTCTCGAGCTCCTCCGTGTGTTGGCTCCGCGCAGACGGATACGGAGGCCGTGCAGGAGAGGGCGCGAGATGCGGCGGAGAACAGAGGAATTGTTTTTATTGATGAATTCGACAAACTCGTTGAGGAACGGAGCGGCA GCGACAGCTCTGCCTTTCGGTCGAAGCGTGTAGGAGTCCAGCGAGAGCTTCTCACTCTCATTGAGGGGACTTCAGTGCAGACGCAGATCGGCGTGGTCAACACAGACCATGTGCTTTTCATCGCTTCAG GGTCGTTTCTCGCTGGCAAGCCTTCAGACATCATTCCAGAACTCCAG GGCCGCTTGCCGATTCGCTGTGACTTGAAACCGTTGACGGAGGAGAATTTCGTCCAAATTCTGACCG agacggagtACAACCTTCTCGACCAGCAGACTGCGTTGCTCGCCACG GAAGGTGTGAAGCTAACCTTTGAGGAAAGTGGTATCCGGGAGATCGCACGGATCTCTCACCATCTGAACACAA TGAACGCAAATGTCGGTGCGCGGCGACTGAAAACTGTCCTGGCTAAGGTTCTCGAGCAGACAAAATTTGAAGCCCATAAACGCCAAGGGTCCG aggttTTTGTGACGAAGGAGAtggtgagagagagacttcAACCGCTTATGGAGCAGGCGGACCTTTGCAAGTACATTTTGTAG